The Thalassomonas actiniarum genome contains the following window.
TTTTTCATATCCTTATGATCGCAGGATTACTTACAGGATGTAAGTACTTAACTTGTGCCTGAAGCAGACAAGTTGAAATACATCCATGTATAAACCCTGCTTTTTCATATCCTTATGATCGCAGGATAAATACATCCATGTATAAAAAAACCAGCCCGGGAGCTGGTTTTTTTGTGCTTAGTTCGGCTGAGATTAAAGCTTAAATTCCTGCACCGACTGTTGCAGTTCTTCTGCCAGGCGGGCTACCTCGCCGCTTGAAGAAGCGGTTTGCTGTGAACCTGCAGTGGTTTGCTCGGCGATAGCAACAATGGATTCCAGGTTCTCGCTGATTTCATGGGCAACCACACTTTGCTCTTCTGCCGCGGTGGCAATCTGAGAGCTGCGGTCATAGGCTTCATGTACCGCATGGGTAATGGTTTCCAGTGCTTTATCTGCCAGCTCGCTTTGCTCGACACAGTTGGCTGCCTGGGATTTACCCGTATCCATTACAGCTACCGCTTTCTCGGCGCCGCTTTGCAGCACTTCGATCATATTGTGGATTTCCTGGGTAGATTCCTGGGTCCGGCTGGCCAGGGTCCTTACCTCGTCGGCAACAACCGCGAAACCACGGCCCTGTTCACCGGCCCGGGCTGCTTCGATAGCGGCGTTAAGGGCCAGCAGGTTGGTCTGCTCGGCAATGCCGCGGATAACGTCAAGAATACCGCCGATAGAGGCGCTGTCCTGTTGTAGTTTATTGATCACCTGGGAAGCAGATTCAACTTCGTTGGCCAGCAATTCAATGGTTTTACGGTTATTGTCAGAAATGCCTTTGACCCGTTCGGCTTCATCATCTGCCTGCTTGATTTCACCCAAGGCGTCATTGGCGCTGGACAGTACGCTTTGTGAGGTACTGCTCATTTCTGTAGTGGCGGTTGCCGCCTGTTCTACCTGGTTGCGCTGCTCTTCGATGGCGGTGGTGCTTTGTGCAGTTACCGCTGAGGTTTCTTCTGCCGCCGCCGCTAACTGGGTTGAGCGGCTGACGATGCTTTCGATCAGGTTGCGCAGGCTTTCGATCAGGGTATTACAGTTTTTAGACAGCTGGGCAAATTCATCCTTGCCCGAGTCGTCCAGCTTGCGGGATAGGTCTCCGGAGGCGACGATATTAAGCATTTCATTGACCCTAAACAGCGGACGGGTGATGCTGATCAGGATATAAAAAGCGGTTCCTATGGCGATAATCGCGGCAATCGTTGTGAAAACTATGGTTGAAGTCTTACCATCGGAAACTGCCCCGTTCACCATTTCTGCGGTAGTCGTTTTGGTTTCGTTTGCCAGGGCAACCTGCTTGGCTAAGATGCTGCTGGCCGAGGCGATATTACTTTCGGCGGATGCCAGCATTGCTGTGGCCTGGGCGATGGCGTTAAGCTGGATTTCTTTATTGGCAAAAATGCTGTTTTCACCGTTGACCAGGTTGCTGACTTCACTAACAGCATCAGTGACTTCGTCGGCAACATCGGAAGCACCATTGCTTCTTAGTTCGTTAAGCACATCATCAATAGAACGGTTAAGTTCGGTATAACTGTTGGTTAATTCTCTTTCAATTAACTGGGAAGTTTGTACATCCAGAATATCCCGGTATTCAAAGGCGGAGCTGACGATGGAGTTCAATAAGGTTTCGGTTTGCTCGGCCAAGCTCACCGCACGCTGTAATTTGCTTTCCGCCAGGTCGTGATCCGCCAGATCCAGTAATACCGTGGCGGCATCGTCGGCTTTTTCTTCCAGGGTATCAACTTTTTCGGCTAAGGCCGTGGCCTGCTCTATGCTAGTTTTCCGGTTTTCGAAAACACTGGTGACATTGTCGCTGAAGGCATTATAGACATCATCGACTTTGCGCAGGTTGGCAATTAACTGGCTTCTATCCTGTACTAAGGCTTTTAATTTCTTTAATGCGCCTGAAAACAGAGTGTTGGCGCTGTCAAAGGCCTGCTGGTTTTCTGCCAGCGGGGCAAGTTCGTTTTGATAATAACCTTTGAGGGTAAGGTTACCCATTTGGGCCAGCTCAAGGGTGAGTTGATTGCTGCCCGCCAAGGTAGGTACGGCTAATTCGCTCATTTCCAGCGTTGAATCTTGAATTGTATTGAGGCTGCTCCATGAGATGATACTGGTTATAACCAGAAGTACGGTAATAATGGCAAAACCACCCTTGATTTTCATTGCCACAGTTAGATTCATAAACACCACCAGTTGAACTTTAGAGTTAAGAATAAAGAATAAGTGATGTTAATGATCACTATTCAAATTTTTAATATGTTACAGGAATCGACAGCCCGCTGTTACAGTAATTAAGCATTTTGTCATAATTAATCATTATAACAAGCAAATCAAGGATTCCATTTGGAAATGAGTAATTTTATTGTTAAATATGGGTGTGGGATTGCTCGGTAAAAACCTGCTTATCGTGCCACCTTACTAAGGTGAGGTGATTTCCCCAGACGCAACCAGTGTCCAGGGCATAAAGATTGGCATGAGGACACTGGCCCATCAGGGAAGCCCAGTGACCAAAAACCCAGCTGGCTGAGTCCAGCTGCTTATTGAGTTGATACCAGGGGAAGATATCTTTGGGGGCATGCTCGGGGGTTTCTTTACAGTTAAACTCCAATGACAAATCTTCCCGGCAGTAGCGCATCCGGGTGAAGGCATTGATGGTGTAACGGAACTTTGCTACTTCGGTTTTTGCCTGGTGCCAGTTGTCGGGAGAGTTACCGTACATCTGCTTCAGCCAGGTATCCCGGTTGCTGCTTTTTAGTTTTTCACTGGCGCTTGCCGCCTGGACAAGGGCGTCTTTTATACTCCACTGGGGTGATAAACCGGCGTGGCTGATATAGGTTTCTTCTTCCGGCAGTTGGCGCAGCAGCGGCTGCCCGGCTAACCACTGGATTAAATCTTGCAGATCCGGGGCCTGGAGTATCGGCTCCAGTTTGTCTTTGGGATTGGCTGTTTTAATACCGGCGGCGATGGCAAGTAAATGCAGGTCGTGGTTACCCAGTACCATTTTGGCACTTTCTCCCAGGGAGATTAAAAACCTCAAAGTCTCAAGGGATTGCGGCCCGCGGGCGACGACATCGCCGGCCAGGTATAATTGATCCTGCTCAGGGCAAAAATCGGCCTGGTTGAGCAGGCTTTTAAGCTCTTGCAAGCAGCCTTGTATATCTCCGACCAGATAAATCGCCATATTAACTCTTCCTGCTTTCCCTGCTTTGGTTAATTGAGAATGTTAGGCACAGCCAGGCGAAACACCGGGATTTCGGCCCTGAGGCTTTCCCCTTGTGGATTTTGCAATTGGTAATAGCCCTGCATGGTGCCAAGGGGAGTTTCAAAGACTGAACCGCTGGTATAGCTGAAACTGGCGCCGGGTAAAATATCCGGGGTCTGACCGACAACCCCTTCACCTTCTACTGTGCTGGTTTCACCATTGGCATCTGTGATCAGCCAGCTGCGGGTTAATAACCTGACCGCCTGTTCACTGTTATTGGTGATGGTGATGGTATAACTGAAGGCATAGGTCTGCTCTTGCGGCAATGACTGCTCCGGTAAGTAAGTGCTTTTGGCGCTGACACTTATCTTAGTGCAAATATCGTCAGCAGGATCTTGCTGTCTCTCCGGTGCCTGGTTTAAGCGGGTATTGCATTCATTCATCATTTTAACCTTGTTATTGCTCCGGCGGGTGGTCAACGATAAAGTTGGCAAGGCGGACATACTGATCCAGGGTGAGGTTTTCCGGTCTTAAGCCGGGATCTATCTCTAAACTTTGCAGTTGTTCAACCGTCAATAATTTCTTAAAGCTGTTGCGGATGGTTTTTCTGCGCTGGTTAAAGGCGGCCAGGCAAACTTTGTTCAGGGCCCCTATATCTTTCACCGGATTTTTGATTTCTTTATGGGGCACCAGGCGTACTATGGCCGAATCGACCTTAGGTGCCGGTTTAAAGGCTTCCGGACCGATTTCCATCACCGGGATCACCTGGCACTGGTATTGGGTCATGATCGACAGCCGGCCGTAAGCCTTGGAATTTTCTCCCGATGCCATACGTTCCACGACTTCTTTTTGCAGCATAAAATGCATATCTTTCACTTTGTCTTTAAAGCTTAAAAGATGAAAAATCAGCGGTGTGGAAATATTATAGGGCAGGTTGCCAAATATACGTAACGGCTGCTCCGGAGTTGCCAGTTGGGCAAAGTCGAATTTGAGCGCATCGGTTTCATGTATGGTCAGGTGCGGCGCCAAAAACGGATGGTGGCGTAATCTGTGGGCCAGATCCCGGTCAAGTTCCACCACAGAGAGTTTACCGGCACGTTCGATCACCGGTTCGGTTAAGGCCCCTAACCCAGGACCTATTTCGATGAGGTTTTCTCCCGGTTCGGGATTGATGGCATCGACAATCTGGCTGATGACGGCATCGTTGTGCAAGAAGTTCTGACCGAAACGTTTTTTGGCCTGATGGCCTAAATGTGAATTTTTACTCATGATTTGTTATTTACTAAGTGAATGGCATTAGACATGGCTTCAATAAAGCTGCCGGAATCCGCCTGGCCGGTTGCAGCCAGCTCCAGTGCCGTGCCGTGGTCAACGGAAGTGCGGATAAAGGGTAAACCTAAGGTGATATTGACGGAAGCGCCAAATCCCTTGTATTTAAGTACCGGTAAGCCCTGATCATGATACATGGTCAAGATGGCATCCGCCTGGCTTAAATATTTTTCCTGGAAAATGGTATCCGCCGGCAGCGGCCCGATAATATTCATGCCTTCGCGTCGCAATTCTTCAAAGGCGGGGATGATGGTTTCAATTTCTTCCCCGCCGAGATGACCGTCTTCGCCGGCATGAGGGTTTAAACCACAAGCATAGATGGCTGGATTTTTGATGCCGAATTTTTCGATCAAATCCCGGTGTAAAATACGGGTAACTTTTTGCAGTCTTTCCGTGGTAATGGCTTTGGCGACATAGGCCAGCGGAATATGGGTGGTGACCAGGGCAACCCGCAAACCTTCTGTGGCCAGCATCATCACTACATCGCTGCAATTGGCCTGGTGGGCAAAATATTCGGTATGGCCGCTAAAGGGAATACCCGCCTGGTTAATCAAGCCTTTGTGTACCGGGCCGGTGACGATTGCATCAAATTCACCGGAGATATTTTTCTCGCTGGCAATACGTAAGCTTTCTACCACGTAGTGGCCATTATCCGGGTTGAGCTCACCGGGCACACAGGGGGCCGCCAGTTCCAGCGGTAAAATGGTCAGGGTGCCGGCCTGTTGCGGCAATGCGGCGGTGCTTGCGTCGTATGGTGTCAACTCAAGCGGTAATTGCAGTTGTTTGGCCCGCTCAAGCAGCAGCTCGGCGGAGGCGATAACCACCACTTGTACCGGCCAGGCTTGCTGGGCAATGGCGATCACCAGGTCGGGGCCAATACCCGCAGGTTCGCCCGGGGTAATGGCAATGCGTTTAGTCATTATTTCTCTTCCAGATCAAATACTTCTATATGTGCTTGATCTCGGGTTTCTTTGATCCAGCGGGCGCTTTCCATACCGAATTTACGGTTATAGAGCATTTGATAAGCCCGGTTTTCATTCATCTTCTCGGTAGCATCAAGGGTACGGCGGCCGGTTAACTGTACCAGGTGCCAGCCGAAAGAAGAACGGAACGGCTTGTGGTATTCGTTGATATCCAGTCTGGCCAGTGCATCTTTAAAGGCGGGATCATAACTGCCGGGATCGGCCCAGCCGAGCTCGCCGCCTTTAACGGAAGTGGGGCCGTCGGAGTGCTCTTTGGCCAGTTCGGCAAAATCTGCTTCGCCGGCATTTAGTTGATCCAGGAAACCCTGCAGTATTTCTTCTGCCTTGGCTTCGCTTAAGATCACTGAAGGTTCGATCAAGATATGACGCGATTTCACTTCTTCGACTTCGACCACTTCTTTACCGCGGATATCCTTGACTTTAACGATACTGAAACCTAATCCGGTACGGATAGGCCCTAAAACCGTGCCCTTGGCTTCGCCGTCGATGATTTCGGAAAACAGGGTCGGCATTTCATTGATGGTTTTCCAGCCGAGATCTCCCCCTTCCAGGGCGTTGCTGTCACTGGATGAGGCGATGGCGATTCGGGCAAAGTCTGAGCCGTTATTAAGCAGCTCTATGACTTTATCGGCGCGGGTTTTGGCGGCATTGATATCTTCCTGGCTGGGATCTGCCGGAAAGGCGATCAGAATATGGCCAAGTTGGTATTCAACCTCATTGGTGGTTTGCTCTTTCATCATTTTCAGCAGGTTGCCGACTTCCTGCGGGGAAATATAAACACGGCGGTGGACACTGGCACGGCGTACTTCACCGGAAATCAGTTCGGTACGTACGCTTTCACGGTATTGTTCATACTCCAGGCCGTCGGCGATGATGTTTTCACGGAACTGTTCCAGGGAAAGGCCGTTATCCCGGGCCATATTGGTCAGGGTTTCGTCGAGCTGGGCATCGCTGACCTGCACCCCCATGCGTTCGCCGATTTGCAGGATTAAACTGTCATTGATCAGCTTGTCCATTACCTGCACCCGCAGGGCGTTATCTGACGGCAGCTCTTGATTATTATTTTTGGCTTGTTGTTTAATGCTTTGGATCAAATCCTGAATTTCTGACTCAAGTACAACCCCGGTATTGGCAACGGCAGCTATCCTGTCCAGCGGTACTTCTTCTGCCTGTAGGTTTAGGGCAGCACCAAAAAATAATGATGAAGCCAGTGTTAATAACTTAAATGAATTTTTCATGTATATAATTATCTTGATTAATTATTGAGAAAATACGGACGTTTATAACCGAATATACTCGAGTTAAACATATCTTGTCTGCCAACGGTTGAATCCTGGCCGCCAAACCCTTTCTGGAACTTTATCATAAAACCGCTGTTAAATTCATCGCGGTTTTCATTAATAAAGTCTTGCTCGTCGATATTAGTGTTGATTTGCCTTTGGTAGATAAAACGTACCCGCCAGCAGCAGCTTTCGTATTCCAATCCCGCATAAGACTCAATACTGCGATTTTGTTGAAGATCCTGTGTGATCCGGCCAACAAAGGTCCAGTTTTTATCTATCGAGGTACTGCCGAGCAATGAAATCTGTTCCAGTGTAGAGTCTGAGACATTACGACTGTACCTATGGTTCAATTGGATCAGCTGATTTTCATTAAACTGGTAATCCAGGTTTACCTGACTTTTATCGGTGACATTGGTGGTGGTATTGTACTGGATGTCGCCGCTTAACTGCCATTGATGATTAATGCGGTAGAACAAGTCCGCCGCCAGGGCCGACTTATTGGCGGAAATACCCAGAGTATCGTCGGCGGCAAAGTTACTGTCGTTGAGATAAACTATGCCCCCCAGGCTTGCCCGGAACAGTTCCTGATGTGACCGGCTTAAGATCCGGCTGGTTACCCCCCAGGAAACCTGGTTGGCATGGGCGATTCTGTCTAAACCGCTGTAACGGCGATCCCTGAATAAGCCGTTGTAGTCATCCTGTAATCTGGCGGTATCGTAGACGGCGATATCGCTTTGGTCCTTATCCGGGATATATAAATACTGCAACTGAGGCTCAAAGGTCTGGGTTAACCCCTTACCGAAGGCCTGGAGGTCGCGGTCGAAGTTAATGCCGCCGTGAAAACGGATTTTTGGCAGGGTTCTGCTGACGGTTTCTTCAAAATCGTCGCTCTCGGCAATATCTTCCTGCTGATAATAGGTTTGCAGCACTTTTAACTCGGAATTAAGGAACCAGGCGGGGCTGGTGAGGGGGAAATTAAATCCTGCCTCGACATGGTAGCGGTTCGCCTTGGGCTGTGCTTTATTGGGGGTTTCAAACCGGGTCAACTCGGAATAGACCTCGAACTGGCCATTGAG
Protein-coding sequences here:
- a CDS encoding methyl-accepting chemotaxis protein, whose amino-acid sequence is MNLTVAMKIKGGFAIITVLLVITSIISWSSLNTIQDSTLEMSELAVPTLAGSNQLTLELAQMGNLTLKGYYQNELAPLAENQQAFDSANTLFSGALKKLKALVQDRSQLIANLRKVDDVYNAFSDNVTSVFENRKTSIEQATALAEKVDTLEEKADDAATVLLDLADHDLAESKLQRAVSLAEQTETLLNSIVSSAFEYRDILDVQTSQLIERELTNSYTELNRSIDDVLNELRSNGASDVADEVTDAVSEVSNLVNGENSIFANKEIQLNAIAQATAMLASAESNIASASSILAKQVALANETKTTTAEMVNGAVSDGKTSTIVFTTIAAIIAIGTAFYILISITRPLFRVNEMLNIVASGDLSRKLDDSGKDEFAQLSKNCNTLIESLRNLIESIVSRSTQLAAAAEETSAVTAQSTTAIEEQRNQVEQAATATTEMSSTSQSVLSSANDALGEIKQADDEAERVKGISDNNRKTIELLANEVESASQVINKLQQDSASIGGILDVIRGIAEQTNLLALNAAIEAARAGEQGRGFAVVADEVRTLASRTQESTQEIHNMIEVLQSGAEKAVAVMDTGKSQAANCVEQSELADKALETITHAVHEAYDRSSQIATAAEEQSVVAHEISENLESIVAIAEQTTAGSQQTASSSGEVARLAEELQQSVQEFKL
- a CDS encoding symmetrical bis(5'-nucleosyl)-tetraphosphatase, with translation MAIYLVGDIQGCLQELKSLLNQADFCPEQDQLYLAGDVVARGPQSLETLRFLISLGESAKMVLGNHDLHLLAIAAGIKTANPKDKLEPILQAPDLQDLIQWLAGQPLLRQLPEEETYISHAGLSPQWSIKDALVQAASASEKLKSSNRDTWLKQMYGNSPDNWHQAKTEVAKFRYTINAFTRMRYCREDLSLEFNCKETPEHAPKDIFPWYQLNKQLDSASWVFGHWASLMGQCPHANLYALDTGCVWGNHLTLVRWHDKQVFTEQSHTHI
- the apaG gene encoding Co2+/Mg2+ efflux protein ApaG translates to MNECNTRLNQAPERQQDPADDICTKISVSAKSTYLPEQSLPQEQTYAFSYTITITNNSEQAVRLLTRSWLITDANGETSTVEGEGVVGQTPDILPGASFSYTSGSVFETPLGTMQGYYQLQNPQGESLRAEIPVFRLAVPNILN
- the rsmA gene encoding 16S rRNA (adenine(1518)-N(6)/adenine(1519)-N(6))-dimethyltransferase RsmA — its product is MSKNSHLGHQAKKRFGQNFLHNDAVISQIVDAINPEPGENLIEIGPGLGALTEPVIERAGKLSVVELDRDLAHRLRHHPFLAPHLTIHETDALKFDFAQLATPEQPLRIFGNLPYNISTPLIFHLLSFKDKVKDMHFMLQKEVVERMASGENSKAYGRLSIMTQYQCQVIPVMEIGPEAFKPAPKVDSAIVRLVPHKEIKNPVKDIGALNKVCLAAFNQRRKTIRNSFKKLLTVEQLQSLEIDPGLRPENLTLDQYVRLANFIVDHPPEQ
- the pdxA gene encoding 4-hydroxythreonine-4-phosphate dehydrogenase PdxA codes for the protein MMTKRIAITPGEPAGIGPDLVIAIAQQAWPVQVVVIASAELLLERAKQLQLPLELTPYDASTAALPQQAGTLTILPLELAAPCVPGELNPDNGHYVVESLRIASEKNISGEFDAIVTGPVHKGLINQAGIPFSGHTEYFAHQANCSDVVMMLATEGLRVALVTTHIPLAYVAKAITTERLQKVTRILHRDLIEKFGIKNPAIYACGLNPHAGEDGHLGGEEIETIIPAFEELRREGMNIIGPLPADTIFQEKYLSQADAILTMYHDQGLPVLKYKGFGASVNITLGLPFIRTSVDHGTALELAATGQADSGSFIEAMSNAIHLVNNKS
- the surA gene encoding peptidylprolyl isomerase SurA, giving the protein MKNSFKLLTLASSLFFGAALNLQAEEVPLDRIAAVANTGVVLESEIQDLIQSIKQQAKNNNQELPSDNALRVQVMDKLINDSLILQIGERMGVQVSDAQLDETLTNMARDNGLSLEQFRENIIADGLEYEQYRESVRTELISGEVRRASVHRRVYISPQEVGNLLKMMKEQTTNEVEYQLGHILIAFPADPSQEDINAAKTRADKVIELLNNGSDFARIAIASSSDSNALEGGDLGWKTINEMPTLFSEIIDGEAKGTVLGPIRTGLGFSIVKVKDIRGKEVVEVEEVKSRHILIEPSVILSEAKAEEILQGFLDQLNAGEADFAELAKEHSDGPTSVKGGELGWADPGSYDPAFKDALARLDINEYHKPFRSSFGWHLVQLTGRRTLDATEKMNENRAYQMLYNRKFGMESARWIKETRDQAHIEVFDLEEK